Genomic window (Sebastes umbrosus isolate fSebUmb1 chromosome 21, fSebUmb1.pri, whole genome shotgun sequence):
GAGTTTTACCATGAACAACCTGATCCTGTGTTCTCATCACCATCTCACCCCGAATCACAATGTGATCATCTGTTCCTGAATGCTGGAAAAGTCTCAGTGAAAAGACTTAAAAGGACAAACACGAGCTCTGAGCAGTGTAACATGctccccccacctccacccTACAGTAAGTCAGATCTGTCAGTGTGCACGTCTAAAAGTCTCCAGCTGTCTATAGCTGCTGAACAGCTAGCTGGCATTCACACATGAGGTAGTTACTGTCTGACACATaaatattatgattattattgtgCTTTAATACCACAGAATGCAGGAGGTGTTGCATGTgaaaccccctcctcctcctactactactactgcacaCAGTAAACTGAGTTGAACCATCAGGATGAACCCACTGAACCTAAACAGAGCATTACAGCCTCCTCAACGCTGAGGGGCggtgtggctgctgctgctgtgtgtgtgtgtgtgtgtggctgctgctgtgtgtgtgtgtgtgtgtgtgtgcgtgagttaAAAAGCTCTGACACTGCAGAGCCTCTAATCACGCACTGTAATAATAAACTGTCaagcatgttcttatagagtgcaacaaGTATGACGAAGaaattccacattcacaagtgtaaatttaccccaaaaaaagcctaatttctttgtatttatgaaagaaatagaattatatctgtcaacaatttcttcctcacataacaaaaaagcaattaaaacaatgaatgtatgcaatatctttaatgtttttaagtggaattattgtcatactctcgcgtggtcttttttattattatctacttatttatttatttttattgtttttatttttttatgtttgttttgtttaatttctgttgtccttttgtgtttgtcacagctctttgtttatgttttcgctatgcttcttttgtatgtaaatgtttttatttttttctgctgttactatgtatactgtaattttgaaataataaaaaaaaaaaatatgacgaagaaagaagggaattgctatcaggagtaaatgatggaaatattacattgggggaatctgctaggaaagacatctaagaaagtacacaatcttctaattaatgacttaagggcaacaggaataatggagagaatttaattaatattattttattattaataattattattattgttttggaatttgttttgtttttcatttaaattttatttatttatttatttgttcctgCCAATccactgctccacactccagtccggAAGGTGGCGGTAATACACctctaagaagaagaagaagaagaagaagagcctCTAATCAGTCAGCAGCtgaacgcacgcacgcacgcacacacacacacagtctccatCACGCACGATGCCGTCTCCGGTCCCGGTGACCCGCCTGCTGCCCAGAGACCTGTACCCGTCGCTGGACCTCGGGACCTGCAGCAGCCCTCTGACTAAAGGCTCCTCCACCCTCCAGGTCCCGGTCCCGGTGCCAGTGCAGCGGCTGCACGGCCCGGTGGCCCGCCGGCTCTGGTCAACGGTGATCCTCTGGTCGGAGCTGCGCTGCGTGACTCCGGTGGGCTCCGGAGGGTTCGGCTCGGTGTACCGGGCGGAGTACCTCGGAGAGACCGTGGCCCTGAAGAAGGTGAAGAAGTCCACCAAGAACGCGCTGGCCTCGCGCCAGAGCTTCTGGGCCGAGCTGAACGCGGCGCACCTGCGGCACGCGAACGTGGTGCGCGTGCTCGCggccaccacctccacctgctgctTGCCGCCGCCGCGCGAGTTCGGAGACGAGTCGAGCACCGGGACCGTCCTCATGGAGTTCGTGGGGACCCGGAACCTGCAGCAGATCATCTACGCTACATCTACGGAGGAGCCACTCGAGGAGCCCCGCTGGCTCCGGTACGCCGCGGACATCGCGCGCGGGCTCCGGTTCCTCCACTCACACGGCGTCGTGCACCTGGACGTGAAACCGGCCAACGTGCTGGTGTCCGGTTCAGACGTGTGTAAGATAGCGGACTTCGGCTGCTCAGTGAAGCTGGACCCGGAGCGCGAGGAGGAGAGCTGCATCAGCGCGCGGCTCAGCCACGTGGGGGGCACGTACACGCACCGGGCTCCAGAGCTGCTGAAGGGACAGGGTCTGAGTCCTAAAGCCGACATCTACTCCTTCGGGATCACGTTGTGGCAGCTCATCACCCGAGAGACACCGTACACCGGGGACCGGCAGCACGTGCTCTACGCGGTGGTGGCGCACGAGCTGCGGCCGTCGCTCCAGGACTGCCTGGTGTTCGGGTCTGAGCGGGGCCGGCTGTGGAGGACTCTGCTGAGCCGGTGCTGGAGCGGGGAGGCCCGGCACAGACCCGGAGCACACGCGCTGCTCCAGGAGCTCGAGCTCCGGCACGGGGGCGCGTTTTAGAGCCGCTGCTCTGCTCGGTTCTACCGGCAGCTGCTTTTAGGAAGATTTTAGAAGCAGCCTCAGTGGACCAGACCTGCTTttaaaaagcaaacatttaaGTGCCTTCTTGTCTGAAGGCTGAACACACTGTGCCTTTCTAACATTTAAAGTGCTACACTACCATGTGAGGATGTCCTGTTCAGTTCGGCTCATTGtaaaacttattattattaacttattgtcataaaaaaacagctttgaaaTAGTTTTCCATCGCTCACACCCCCTTGATTGATGCATTTTTTGGTTGTAAACTGTATTGTGTGTTGTATATAGAGTGTTGGTGATGATGTGCCTGATTGAAGCAGAGACACTGGGAGCCTACAGTTGTTTTCTCAGCAGTATGAGGCTCAGGAAGGTATGTCTTTAAAATGCCCTTTAATTGAGTGGACTTTGGTGCAATGTTCTCTAAAACAAAGTCTGCACGGCTGCAGGTACAAATGTTAATTTTTGTCTTGGAAAAAAAGGCAGATCACTCCTTAGTACAAAGAGAACTTTGACTAAAGGAGTTGGTTTGGATGCAGAAGTTCTTCACTTTTAAACCCACCTCCTGGATTCACTGCTGGTTAAGGTGTATGTTGCACTATATATTACTGCTTCCTCTCAATACAACCACACGTTTTAAAGTTTATTTAGCCGTGCACTGTTAACACGTTGTCATTTCATTTGACGACTCCGACCGTCCACACTGAGTTACTGAGAGAGTTCTAACTGACTTTGTTTTAGCATTTTTTCTTAAACTATGgaatcaaaatgtgttttatttgccACCATGAGATTGTAATGTAAGATTTAACTATGATGGTttcattaaaattatttttatactgtattttgtttcTCGGCTCTTCCTCACATCATGTTAACAGACAAACATATTAACACCCATTTTAGAGTTTCTAGTTAAATATACAAAcagctgatcaaacatgaatcaatattctgtaactgtaatgcctattgtTCTCCTATGTTCTcataatcatcttgtagtgtactgtttagctgtaaaatgagaaagcttgtgacctggcagccagaTCGAGTTGAGGGAACaacaagcaccacccaccagccggagaacagccaataggaatgctctctctctctgaaatgacctgtgattggtcaaagtctcccgtcacgggctagattttctaaagcctgaaaacagagccatgaggaggaacagaagtctcagaatacttgaattacaatatgctgaaaggttattatgggatttctttcccccaatgatgccaaaaacattctgcctactgcaggtttaacatgACTCCTACagctgaaaatataaaataaagccGATATTTGAAAGAAGAAACACGGACGCAGGAGTGAAACTAAACTTCAAACCACAAAGATTCTCTGTTAGAATCTACAAAAGTAGTGAGAGCTGAAACGTCTCTCTGGTCTCCTGCACTAACGTCGAGTCTCGCTCACAACCTGCACACGCTTGTCTTTCGGTGGAGAAGGAGGTTGTTACAGTTCGGCCGCGGTCGGTGCGCTCTGCAccgctctcatacggcggttagaAATGATAATGCGACGCAGctcccaccctccggttcccccccaggttaacactgttagctctgtcagcagtgtggccgtcgttagcaccgttagctacgagtTCCACATGGGTCATGTTGAGAGCAGTGTGAAGGCAATCCTTCAgtcatagatatgctctgaatttagaATTTAgcccctttaaaggtcccatatcatgcccattttcaggtgcatacttgtattttgtgtttgtactagaacatgtttaaatgctgtaatgttaaaaaaaacaacattattttcctcatactgtctgcctgaatatacctgtattcaccctctgtctgaaacgctctgttttagtgcatttcaatggaattgcgttgc
Coding sequences:
- the mos gene encoding proto-oncogene serine/threonine-protein kinase mos; this encodes MPSPVPVTRLLPRDLYPSLDLGTCSSPLTKGSSTLQVPVPVPVQRLHGPVARRLWSTVILWSELRCVTPVGSGGFGSVYRAEYLGETVALKKVKKSTKNALASRQSFWAELNAAHLRHANVVRVLAATTSTCCLPPPREFGDESSTGTVLMEFVGTRNLQQIIYATSTEEPLEEPRWLRYAADIARGLRFLHSHGVVHLDVKPANVLVSGSDVCKIADFGCSVKLDPEREEESCISARLSHVGGTYTHRAPELLKGQGLSPKADIYSFGITLWQLITRETPYTGDRQHVLYAVVAHELRPSLQDCLVFGSERGRLWRTLLSRCWSGEARHRPGAHALLQELELRHGGAF